The Phalacrocorax carbo chromosome 2, bPhaCar2.1, whole genome shotgun sequence region CTAACATGAACAGTACCCATAACATTCTGGCTAGTGGAAATACAGAATTCACCAGCTACGTGATTCACTGTTAAAAATCAACTGCCACCTCCTGACCCCTTTCAGTTACTTCACTGGGAACCCACCTTCTTTGACAAATACTTCTGTTTCGGTACAATGTTGGTTACTCTAGGTTTATGATCCAATGTCTCTCTGTTGTCTAGTTGTTTCACCTTGTATATTCTAACAAGCCAGTGCTCTGAGGTAAAGGCTTCCTCCAGATGTTTAAATTTAATGTCTTTGTTGCCTATCTCAGCATTGCGCGTACGATCGAATCCTGGGGGTGTCCGAAAATCCAGctataaaaattaaagttgCATATTAGTGTGAGACAAAAACCGAAAACACCCATCACTGCACTGCAAGCTGTGTTACTTCATACTGCAACGCTTTCATCTCGTCTAGGCAAAAGACAACACTTCTCTTGCACCGGTAATTACACCACAGAAACAACTCTCGGTTCCTTTCTACAACTAAGAAAGGGACAAATGCATTCTTACTCCTACAGATGTAGCAGGGACGGCACTTCGTGGTCTCAAAGAAATATCACATCTGCATTCAGAGATGAAACTACTCAAGTGAAAGTGCGAGGTGCAGCAGCCCGTGGTGGCTTTTTAGCGTAGCTGCGCCCGTGTACTCTCTTCTATGGTACAGTAATTCACGCTTTCATGGTTTTCCGTACAAGTCCAGAATGGTTCACATTACCGGTTAAATTTGACCCCCTGTGTTACAAATAAGATCCAGTGGCATCAATTTTAGCTGAATAAAGGATTCTTGTGGTAACACAACAGAATGAAGGGCCCTTGGCAGTGGGgggaagaacaggaaagaaaaaaaaaaggaaacaaggcaGGTTTAGCTACATACATACGCTTGATGATCCCAAAGGGGAGTGACGACTGTGAGTATTATGCCCTTATTCTAGAAGTGCCATGTTGTTTAATACACTGATGTGACTTGGATAGAAATCAGGTAGTTTCTGACAGATATTAAATAGTCAATTAACAGTTCCACTTCTGTGTTGCTattaaagaaaaccccaaatctctCCACAACGTAACAGTTAATGCTTCAGCAAGCGCACTGCATAATGGAGTTAAGATGCTTGTCTGATGCAACGTGAAGGACAGCAAAAAGCTAAGTACAAGTGTAGGTTAGCagcaaaagtgtttttttctaacGGTTATGTACAGTAGACCATACCTAGATGTGTTCTGATTTGTAAAGCTGACTCTTACCTCCTATTCCGCTACTACAAGCAACACTCAATCTAAAAGATGGAAAACATCAAAGCAACATTTGTTTTCTCACATTTCAGTTAAGATTCAGTAGAAGCTGTAGCACTAACCTGCATCTCTCCAAATCTGTAATAGGACATTTTATACATGAGGCAGTTCAGCAAAGTTGGAGAACCCGCCTTGTCTACCCGGAATTCTCCCTGAGGGGTGAAGTAATcactttcctttgaaaataaaatatacaaagaGTTAATATAAACTAAACCAGTATTTAGGGTCATTTCTCATTCCCttctccacaaaaaaaaagaaccaactTCGTAAAGAATCTAAACTGAGTTTTACAGTTTAAAAGCTGATCTAAGCTactcttaaaacagaaaatgatggTGCTCATTGAAGTTAAAATAGTTGAAAACCACCTGCTTGCAACCCAGACCCCAGTGGCCCAGTCTTTCTAAAGCCATATTATTGTGCTGGTGCAAGTTCGTCACTTCACACTAAGCAGTTACAGGAAAACTGATCTCAAAACATAAGAGTTAGTTGGGCATCTatcaaaattattcttcagAAAGGTGAAAAGCACTGTATTGTTAATATACAAGGTCTGCAACGTCACCATAAACTTCATATGTGCACAGTGTTTAAACAaaagatttctgcattttcatctCCAGTACAAGATGAAACGATGCACACGGGCTACTCCTTTAAGCCTGTGCTCAATATCTAGAAGTTTTTGTTAGCCATAAGCAAATATTACTACAGACTTCTGCAATCTCTGAGATGTTTGAGTAACTTAAACTCTACGTAAGTCAATATTAACACTTAAACTTGTCTCCTGCTATTACGGAGTTTGAAGAAATTTGTAATGCCAACCATTTAAACAGTCTGAACACTCCTTTTTTGAAGTATGATGGTGCATAgtgagacacacacacacaagaacCACGAAAGATATCCCGTACTTTTAGTATCAtgcagaaaaagtgaaaagcttTTGAGGTTACTGACCTGTCAAAACCATAAATATTGAAAGAAACTGGGCTACAGGCCTCTGCACTCCTACTGTTCTAGGAAAACAACCCATAACAtgtttttcaagtaaaattGCAATAAGTAGTAGAGATTTCCCTCCACTGTAATGAGCACTACCAGAAAAGCAACAACGTaaataaaaggttaaaaaaaaacaaccccaaacagTAGAGACAAACACACAGTTCAGTTCAGTTTCCCCTGTCCATTTCCACTTACCCGAATATCTTTGGGATGTTCCCCCTCTGCTATTCTCACCATCCACAAGAACTTATTAATATCGTCACCAGAGTACCCGATCACACCAccaaaaataatcaaaacataATCCACATCCAGGCTTCTCATGATCTCGTATGCTGCTGACTCATTTGAGGACATTGCCTTTCCCACCTGCATCATAGCAAAAATACCTTAAAGATCTGCACAGCTGCCTATCAAACAGATCCACAGATCAGTATCCTGCCACACCAAGGCCCAAAAATGCATCCTTGTCAAACGAAGTCcacattttcattctagatAAAGAAAACCCATTTTATCTATTTAGAAACTCAAAAGCCCAACctaaattgaaatattttctcctctgctgcctgttgAAATGAGCATTTTGAGTATAAAATGTAGCAATAagggtttttccttttgtggcaCCTAGAGATTTTTCACATCATGGCTGTATTGGCAAAAACTTAGTGTTGCAGGAAATACCTaattccaaattattttcaaagctttaGACACAGCCCAAAGTGAACAAATTATTTGACATGTTAGTAgtttcttgtgtttttttcctttgatctcTGTCCTGCACTAATGAAGCAGCCGTGCTGCACTGTACTCAGCAGCATGCAGGCACCCTCAGTGTTGAATTCAACGTAAGATTATGCAGACAAAAATGTCAGAATAGAGACATCCTTGAGTGAAAAGCATAACATAGTTTTGGCCTTGAAAAACTTTTTAGAGCTGTATCCAGAATGTCGTTCATACTGGTCACTTCCACTGCTTAAAGAATTCACATAAGTCAGTGACATTCAGTTccctagttttgttttctattgAAGGTCTTGCACCTAAAGCATAATAATGTATTGCTGTTGTAAAAGGGAATAACtacaatataaataatattacaTCCAAATCGGTAACATTCAGTTAAGACCGTAATTAGAAAACACTACGCTTGGGCTGCAATCTGTCAAAAAGACCGAGAACCTCAGCTTCTTGGCCATCATCCCAATCAATGTGAAGTTAATTTGGCAGATTTCCATTTCTGAGCTGGAGGAAGTCATCTGGCACGTGTCTCCGGGGCGTGCCTCATTTAGCACACAAGTTCAGGTATTCACTACAACGCACGTTTATTGCTTGGGTCCCCCTTTATGGAGTGTTCAGTCCAAAATGGAACGTGACAGCTCCAGCAGTCTTACTGGAGAGAATTCTGTACTAAAACCCATCATTGCTAATTGCTGTCATGTGTACGGTTACCGTGCTTATGCAATACAGATTACTTCCACAGCCTCTCTATTCACATGATGCGCCTTGTCCTGCAGAGATGTGTTGGTTTAGATACTAGTATCTGCAATTCTACCACTTGTAGAAGAGGGAGGCACGTAGAGCTACCAGAGTTGGATGTCCACATAAAACACTAACACACTCGGGTAGGTCAACAACCAAAATAAAAGTGCCTTAGTACATGGGAAGCCTTGTTGACCAACATTGGCACCAACAGTACAATTTCCCAAACTTGCTTTCAGCTGATGTGAGTTCCCTGCCCGTCAAAAGTACATGCATATCATCCCCCTCTTCCccaatacacatttttttcaggccTTTGTATGCTCAAAGCACAGCTTGATTAATTTGTTGACTTTGAACACTGCTTGTCTGCAGATCTGGTCCAACTGCTCTACCAGGGACTAACACAAGACAAGAAACTATCCTAATACATTCCTCAAGCCCTTCCCCCATTCTGCCTGTGTAGCGTGACATAGGTCTTCCGGGAAGAAATGGCCACTGAGTGATGAGTGACGTCATCACTGAGTGATGACGAGTTGTTACACAGCACCTAGTAAGACAGCAACCCAGCTACAATATAGAGCATTCTTTAGTTTCTGAAAAAAGTTTCAGCTGCCCAAGGTGGTGCCCCTGTAACCCCAGGCGATGCTAACACCCTGCTTTTAAGCACATGCACAAAGCTGAAACTTACTCTTCACAAGTGAAAGAATTAAAGGTACATATGTTTTGTCTAACTGCAAATTTGAGAAGACAGAATCGCATCAAGTCTGCAACACTTCCATTGCTATTCATAAACTTACTCTTATTTTCAAGATGCCTGAAAACATGTTGTTTCATGTGGGTAGTTTTCATAGTGCCATTCAAAATCTAGTCAGCAGAGACACTGCTGAACTGAAGTGATCCCTATTTGATTTTGTCTATCCTCCcacaaagaagagaagagaaactgaagtGAAGTTTTGGAAAATCCaagtaaacaaaacagaaactccGAAAGCAAAATCGACCCCTTCTAGCCCCAAAACCCTTTATACTTGAGTtctaataaatgtaaaaaatatgttccTTCCACCTCTGTGTTTCCCACTCCATGGAATTTTTCCTTAATATCTATCATACTATCTATTAACAGACATTTACAATTTCATACTCGACTGCAAGGTAAACGCTTTTGTGTTTCTAATCCATAGATAATGGCCACCCTTACCAGGGCTATGTGGCTGTTGTTCCAAGTATTGTTATCAACCAGGGTTGTCCGGTTAGCCATTCCTGCTATCTGATATCCATAGTCCCACCACGACATCACTCTGGCATGCTCATCTGTGTTTTGCCTCAGCCAGTAGTAGGCTTCTCTGAAGTCATCTAGGATATTCCGAGTGCTGGAAAGAGAGCTCACTTTATTCACGTCAGTACAAATACTGGTGACAAATTAACTGCACTGTGACAAATCCAGGCTCAAAAATAATGGTTTTCTTAATGTGTTCAACTCCCTTTGAGGGATTCAGCCACCAGCAATCAGAAGTTTGAACCCCACCGACAGCTGAACAGCCAGAAGCTGAGCTGCTTTTGATTACGTGACTAAATACGTTTCCAGTCAAATATATATTCATAAACAAGTTTTCCCAATTGactaaaaaactttttttttagccatCATCTTTACTGGCTTTGGATaggattatttttatgtatttacattaaatatttaataaaatgttgcaTCTTTTTGAAAATTAGATTAAGAATTTTATATTCAGGTGACAATTCTGCCTTAATATAATTAGAAGGTAAAGCAAATTGCTAATGCGAAAGAAGTAGACAGGCTTCTGCCCTTTAATTACTTCAGAGCCGTAGACCTTACTTACCCATCATGGTTATAGGAAGCGAGAACAACGCTGGGGCTGGAGTATGCATTGCTAGTTACCCAGGTGCAGTGGACAGCAAACATCATCAACAACATCAGCATCAGCATAGTAACAATGTTTTTGATATTAGGACCCAAtccttcttctgttttttcctgttcagatACATGTTTTCTCACTTTGCCTGcctaaacaaacacaaatacatCTGTTATGACAACTTTTGTCACTTTCCTTGACAATGGAACCCATGCCTTTTTCTTCACCACATGCACCCCAGGAATGCTACAGAATACTATAAAGCTAGACCAAGCTGTTGAGTACATTAGCTAAGTATGCACAAGAATATTTTGACAATCCAGCAACTTGCAAAAATGGATGATTCCTTGAAAACctctttcagaagagaaaaaacttaTTATGTGAGGGTCAGTGCATGACTTCCTTGGTTTGGCTCAGTATGATGAGGCCCTTTTATAAGGCAGGGTAGAAAAGTGAAAGGCACAGATATTTACTGTGAGGAAAAGCGGGAAACCCAAGGCTCATGCATTGTCAGGGTCAGTATTACAAAGCCTAAGAGATAAAAAAGCTGGTACCTAATACCACCTTCTTCAGGAATAGGAGTATGCAAGTTTACCTATAGAAATACttttctataaaatatattattctttAATTTCTCCATGTCTTAAAGGATATACAAGAAGGAAACATGGAGACATTGAGTAACACAGAACTGCTATAAGTCATTCGGGAGAGCAACTGTCTGCCATTTCTTCTATAGAAAGCTGGGTCAACACTGTACCTTTAGGTTAAAGGCTCACCACCGATCAAGCTAGAAGGAACTGCTTCTACactcacactgatttttttcgGAACATCAGTTATACCTTATTGGAGAACATCAACACATGCTCTAAATTTAAATGCTAGCGATTCAGACCTCTAatggcatttaaaatattctgacaAAAAGAGTAAAACTAAGCTGCTTTCTGACTTCTAACTTTTGCTCCCTTCCCTCACCTTATCATACAGGTTGCCAGGGTTCCTTTTGTCATCCTCATCACTGCTGTCCTCTATTGGTGGATTTTCCCTCTTCATATCATCACCCAAATAACGCTCAAAGACATTGGAGAAAGCAATTGCAGACAGCATGCAGACCACTGGAGTCAAAGTGAGCATCAGACGAACCATCACGCCAGCAAAGTACACAGCGCTGATTGCATACAGAGCAActgcaaagaaacaaatctaCTGATGACATTTAGAAAATAACACTCACTCTGACTGCACACGTACATGCCCTCCACAAAACTACTTCTGGAATTGGGTTGAGCATCTGTGTATATAAAGACTTGAGCATGCATCTtgtatttcactgctttttaatttacagagaTACAGTTCAATTCACATTTGTCCCTTTTAAGCTTCAAACCCTTCCTGAAGTTCATCTTGGCAACTGTGAACAACAACACAAGCCCATTTTCATATTCATTAATAATGTGTCAGAAGAAACATTATTAGTGGAATTAAGTATCACACACCAAAAATACTACTGGAATAACAGGCAGTTTCATTTGCTTAAAAAGGCCAAAGAGCCTTAGACCAAACAAGTtcttgaaactgaaaaaagcaaaaggaagtgTCAGAATGTCAcgtaaatataaaattttaatttatgttaGAGATATTTGTGGACAAATTGGGGGCTTGTCTACattgtaataataattatgatattATGAGCCCTATTCTGAAGCAAGTTCTCCTGAACAGTATTATCTccactcccagccccctgcccaagaaaaaaaaccccaaaccaaaacccccaagaTTTTCAGAACAGTAAGGAATATTCAGAACACTTTccttagaaggaaaaaacaccc contains the following coding sequences:
- the STT3B gene encoding dolichyl-diphosphooligosaccharide--protein glycosyltransferase subunit STT3B isoform X2, which produces MVTAGLIHWILNMLNVTVHIRDVCVFLAPVFSGLTAISTFLLTRELWNQGAGLLAACFIAIVPGYISRSVAGSFDNEGIAIFALQFTYYLWVKSVKTGSVFWTICCCLSYFYMVSAWGGYVFIINLIPLHVFVLLLMQRYSRRVYIAYSTFYIVGLILSMQIPFVGFQPIRTSEHMAAAGVFALLQAYAFLQYLRDRLTKQEFQTLFFLGVSLAAGIVFLSVIYLTYTGYIAPWSGRFYSLWDTGYAKIHIPIIASVSEHQPTTWVSFFFDLHILVCTFPAGLWFCIKNINDERVFVALYAISAVYFAGVMVRLMLTLTPVVCMLSAIAFSNVFERYLGDDMKRENPPIEDSSDEDDKRNPGNLYDKAGKVRKHVSEQEKTEEGLGPNIKNIVTMLMLMLLMMFAVHCTWVTSNAYSSPSVVLASYNHDGTRNILDDFREAYYWLRQNTDEHARVMSWWDYGYQIAGMANRTTLVDNNTWNNSHIALVGKAMSSNESAAYEIMRSLDVDYVLIIFGGVIGYSGDDINKFLWMVRIAEGEHPKDIRESDYFTPQGEFRVDKAGSPTLLNCLMYKMSYYRFGEMQLDFRTPPGFDRTRNAEIGNKDIKFKHLEEAFTSEHWLVRIYKVKQLDNRETLDHKPRVTNIVPKQKYLSKKTSKRKRGYIKNKLILKKGKRPNRKTV